A window from Cryptomeria japonica chromosome 1, Sugi_1.0, whole genome shotgun sequence encodes these proteins:
- the LOC131036607 gene encoding putative receptor protein kinase ZmPK1, translated as MACPISHLLLLCLCVLYSAHHSHGLESLRPKSSLSPEMNETVLISSGGTFSAGFYAVGDNAYGFAIWYSQTPKPYTVVWMANRNQPVNGKKSFLGLQKDGDLVLNDAGGSIVWRSNTGGQAVEELVLLPTGNLVLRSSSGKIFWQSFDSPTDTVLPGQPITKDAPLVSRMGSSTFKSGYFSFRFNENNYLVLIYQGSNITATYWPLPWLDAFDNGRTTYNITRLAVLDDSGGFSSSDQFTFNASDYGPGPLRRLTLDIDGNLRLYSFNSQNQSWVVTWISMAEQCRVQGLCGPYAVCVYSPQAQCVCPPGFEMVDSTDWFQGCRLVQELSCEKDSVQLLELPYTDYYGFDKSGYSAGRSFEECRAICMDDCYCVGFAYRESGSGQCFPKSWLISGYQSPGINNTVYIKVSVNDSSVTNVSSLLGNSSSLQCSSPVKVELQAANVSSNKGTRNDVIIPMLSVVSAIGAAEIVCVVLGFWFLATVSREAHVYDRESYFSVPGGLRRFTFSQLKRATENFKDMVGKGGFGSVYKGVLVPENKVVAVKRLEGVFQGEEEFWAEISAIERVNHMNLVRMLGYCAEGKKKLLVYEYVENGSLDKYLFTQEPSKVLDWSKRFQVAVGTARGLAYLHEECLEWILHCDIKPQNILLDENFSAKVADFGMAKLVDRDRAFEFSRIRGTRGYLAPEWTTNLPITAKADVYSFGILLLELVSGQEATKFNVPGSGINFVQWAVENVNKGGKWMETLVDSKLGVPSGDEKREIEIVLKTALCCVEQNMGSRPSMSEVVQMLTFSIDMKMKSSAEQEDQKKNSAEHEDLIEMETSRDLS; from the coding sequence ATGGCGTGCCCCATTTCTCATCTCTTATTACTCTGTCTCTGCGTTCTCTACTCCGCCCACCATAGTCATGGATTAGAGAGCCTGAGACCAAAATCTTCGCTCTCACCAGAAATGAACGAAACAGTGCTAATATCTTCTGGCGGCACATTTTCTGCGGGCTTTTATGCCGTTGGAGATAACGCCTATGGGTTTGCCATCTGGTATTCTCAGACCCCCAAACCCTACACAGTCGTCTGGATGGCCAACAGAAACCAGCCGGTGAACGGAAAAAAGTCGTTCCTTGGTCTCCAGAAAGACGGAGATCTGGTTCTCAATGATGCAGGAGGGAGCATAGTATGGAGAAGCAACACCGGAGGGCAGGCTGTGGAGGAACTCGTGCTTCTACCCACGGGAAATTTGGTCCTGCGCAGCTCCAGTGGAAAGATTTTTTGGCAGAGCTTCGATTCTCCGACTGATACAGTCCTCCCAGGGCAGCCAATCACCAAGGACGCGCCTCTGGTCTCTCGAATGGGCTCATCCACCTTCAAATCTGGCTACTTCTCGTTCCGCTTCAATGAAAACAACTATCTTGTGCTGATTTACCAAGGTTCAAATATCACCGCCACTTATTGGCCTCTGCCATGGCTGGACGCATTTGACAACGGTAGAACTACTTATAACATTACTCGCTTAGCAGTTCTCGACGACTCAGGTGGGTTCAGTTCAAGCGACCAGTTCACTTTCAATGCCTCGGACTATGGTCCCGGTCCCCTGAGAAGACTGACGTTGGATATCGATGGGAATCTGAGATTATACAGCTTCAACTCTCAAAATCAGAGCTGGGTTGTAACATGGATTAGCATGGCGGAGCAGTGCAGAGTTCAAGGCCTGTGTGGGCCTTATGCTGTGTGTGTATATTCACCACAGGCCCAGTGTGTGTGTCCCCCGGGTTTCGAAATGGTCGATTCAACAGACTGGTTTCAAGGTTGTCGACTGGTACAAGAGCTCTCTTGCGAAAAAGACAGTGTTCAGCTTCTTGAGCTTCCTTATACTGATTATTATGGATTCGACAAAAGTGGGTACTCTGCAGGGCGGTCGTTCGAAGAGTGCAGAGCAATTTGCATGGACGATTGCTACTGCGTAGGCTTTGCGTATAGAGAAAGCGGTAGTGGGCAATGCTTTCCAAAGTCTTGGCTCATCAGTGGGTATCAGTCTCCTGGGATTAACAACACCGTCTATATCAAAGTTTCTGTCAATGATTCTTCGGTAACTAATGTTTCCTCTCTGTTGGGGAATTCGAGTTCTCTGCAATGCTCATCGCCGGTGAAAGTTGAGTTGCAAGCTGCAAATGTTTCGTCAAATAAGGGCACACGAAATGATGTGATCATCCCCATGTTATCTGTTGTTTCAGCCATTGGCGCCGCAGAGATTGTTTGCGTGGTATTGGGATTCTGGTTTTTGGCCACTGTGTCTCGCGAGGCTCATGTCTATGATCGAGAGAGCTACTTTTCTGTTCCAGGGGGGCTTAGAAGGTTCACGTTTTCTCAGCTGAAAAGAGCGACCGAAAATTTCAAGGACATGGTGGGCAAGGGGGGATTTGGGAGCGTTTACAAGGGGGTCCTTGTTCCAGAGAATAAAGTGGTGGCGGTGAAGCGACTGGAGGGAGTTTTTCAGGGAGAAGAAGAATTCTGGGCAGAGATAAGTGCGATTGAGAGAGTGAATCACATGAATCTGGTTCGAATGCTTGGATACTGTGCGGAGGGGAAGAAGAAGCTCTTGGTTTATGAGTATGTGGAGAATGGGTCACTGGATAAGTATCTCTTCACCCAAGAGCCCTCTAAAGTGTTGGATTGGAGTAAGAGATTTCAAGTTGCAGTCGGTACGGCCAGGGGGCTCGCTTATCTGCACGAGGAATGTCTGGAATGGATTCTTCACTGTGACATCAAACCTCAGAATATTCTCCTGGATGAGAATTTCAGTGCCAAAGTTGCAGACTTTGGAATGGCCAAGCTGGTTGACAGGGATCGGGCTTTTGAATTCTCCAGAATTCGAGGAACGCGGGGGTATTTGGCACCCGAGTGGACAACGAATCTGCCCATCACAGCCAAGGCAGATGTTTACAGTTTTGGGATTCTTCTGTTGGAGTTAGTTAGCGGGCAGGAAGCCACGAAATTCAATGTGCCCGGGTCGGGGATTAATTTTGTGCAGTGGGCTGTTGAAAATGTGAATAAGGGAGGAAAATGGATGGAGACTCTGGTGGATTCAAAGTTGGGAGTCCCGAGTGGGGATGAGAAGAGGGAGATTGAGATTGTGCTGAAGACGGCGTTGTGTTGCGTTGAGCAGAACATGGGCAGCAGGCCTTCCATGAGCGAGGTCGTCCAGATGTTGACGTTCTCCATCGACATGAAGATGAAGAGTAGTGCAGAACAAGAAGATCAAAAGAAGAATAGTGCAGAACATGAAGATCTAATAGAGATGGAAACCAGTCGTGATCTCAGCTAG